One window of the Trueperaceae bacterium genome contains the following:
- the tuf gene encoding elongation factor Tu: protein MAKGVFERTKPHVNVGTIGHVDHGKTTLTAAITFTAATADPTATTQSYDQIDKAPEEKARGITINTSHVEYQTQARHYSHVDCPGHADYVKNMITGAAQMDGAILVVSAADGPMPQTREHILLARQVGVPYIVVFMNKVDMVDDEELLELVEMEVRELLSSYEFPGDDIPVVKGSALKALEALTADPKVARGSNEWVDRIWELLDAVDSYIPTPERDVDKPFLMPVEDVFTITGRGTVATGRVERGVVKTGDEVEIVGLSDTAKSVVTGVEMHRKTLDSGMAGDNVGVLLRGVGRDDIERGQVLAKPGSITPHTGFSGSVYILKKEEGGRHSA from the coding sequence ATGGCTAAGGGTGTTTTCGAGCGTACGAAGCCGCATGTGAATGTTGGGACGATTGGTCATGTTGATCATGGCAAGACGACGTTGACGGCGGCGATCACGTTTACGGCTGCGACGGCTGATCCGACGGCGACGACGCAGTCGTATGACCAGATCGATAAGGCGCCGGAGGAGAAGGCGCGGGGTATCACGATCAACACGTCGCATGTGGAGTATCAGACGCAGGCGCGGCATTACAGTCACGTGGATTGTCCTGGTCACGCTGATTACGTGAAGAACATGATCACGGGTGCGGCGCAGATGGACGGGGCGATCTTGGTGGTGTCGGCGGCTGATGGTCCCATGCCGCAGACGCGTGAGCACATCTTGTTGGCGCGTCAGGTGGGGGTTCCTTACATCGTGGTGTTCATGAACAAGGTGGACATGGTTGATGATGAGGAGCTGCTGGAGTTGGTGGAGATGGAAGTGCGGGAGCTGCTGTCGAGCTATGAGTTCCCTGGTGATGACATCCCGGTGGTGAAGGGCTCTGCCCTCAAGGCGCTGGAGGCTCTCACGGCTGATCCGAAGGTGGCGCGTGGCAGCAACGAGTGGGTGGATCGCATCTGGGAGTTGCTTGATGCGGTTGATTCGTACATCCCGACGCCTGAGCGTGATGTGGATAAGCCGTTCTTGATGCCGGTGGAGGATGTGTTCACGATCACTGGTCGTGGGACGGTGGCGACGGGTCGGGTTGAGCGTGGTGTGGTGAAGACGGGTGATGAGGTCGAGATCGTCGGTCTCTCGGACACCGCCAAGTCGGTCGTGACGGGTGTGGAGATGCACCGCAAGACCCTCGACAGCGGCATGGCTGGTGACAACGTGGGTGTGTTGTTGCGTGGTGTGGGTCGTGATGATATCGAGCGGGGTCAGGTTCTGGCTAAGCCTGGTTCGATCACGCCGCATACGGGTTTTTCTGGGTCTGTGTACATCTTGAAGAAGGAGGAGGGTGGGCGTCATTCGGCG
- the fusA gene encoding elongation factor G: protein MDFTMEVERSMRVLDGAVAVFDSSQGVEPQSETVWRQADKYHVPRVAFANKMDKTGASFDLVLKSLKERLGATGLAVQWPIGAEDSFKGLIDLVEMKAVYYNDDIGVDIDVTEIPDDLKALAEEKRAKLVETLADADDDIAMLYLEGEEIEPDALRAAIRRATVALKLFPVLCGSALKNKGVQRLLDAVSYYLPSPLDVPPVKGVTPDGEPSQRPSDVDAPTSALAFKVASDPYVGRLVFVRVYSGALVAGTYVYNASKGKRERIGRLLKMHANHREEIERIEAGELGAVIGLKDTTTGDSLTDPDHPILLESIEVPEPVITVAIEPASKADQDKLSNGLIKLSEEDPTFRVETDPETGQTKISGMGELHLEIIVDRLKREFHVNANVGAPQVAYRETIMKPVDVEGKFVRQTGGRGQYGHVKIKAEPLPRGSGFVFENAVVGGTVPKDFIPAVQKGTQEALQSGPLLGFPIVDLKVILYDGSYHEVDSSEMSFKIAASMAVREAMAKGDATILEPIMRVEVVTPDQYMGDVIGSLNSRRGQIQGMEPRANAQVVVANVPLAEMFGYATDLRSLTQGRAVFTMMLDHYEPVPRSIQEELVKR from the coding sequence GTGGACTTCACCATGGAGGTCGAGCGCTCGATGCGCGTCCTCGACGGCGCCGTGGCCGTGTTCGACTCCAGCCAGGGCGTCGAGCCCCAGAGCGAGACCGTGTGGCGGCAGGCGGACAAGTACCACGTCCCCCGCGTCGCCTTCGCGAACAAGATGGACAAGACCGGCGCCAGCTTCGACCTGGTGCTCAAGTCCCTCAAGGAGCGGCTGGGCGCGACAGGACTTGCAGTCCAGTGGCCCATCGGCGCCGAGGACTCCTTCAAGGGCCTCATCGACCTCGTCGAGATGAAGGCCGTCTACTACAACGACGATATCGGCGTCGACATCGATGTCACCGAAATCCCCGACGACCTCAAGGCCCTGGCGGAGGAGAAGCGAGCCAAGCTCGTGGAGACCCTCGCCGACGCCGACGACGACATCGCGATGCTCTACCTCGAGGGCGAGGAGATCGAACCCGACGCCCTGCGTGCCGCCATCCGCCGCGCCACCGTGGCTCTCAAGCTCTTCCCGGTGCTGTGCGGCTCCGCCCTCAAGAACAAGGGCGTCCAGCGGCTCCTCGACGCGGTGAGCTACTACCTGCCCAGCCCGCTCGACGTCCCGCCCGTCAAGGGCGTGACGCCGGACGGCGAGCCGTCGCAGCGTCCCTCCGACGTGGACGCCCCCACGTCCGCCCTCGCCTTCAAGGTCGCCTCCGACCCTTACGTCGGCCGTCTGGTCTTCGTGCGCGTCTACTCGGGCGCCCTGGTCGCAGGCACGTACGTCTACAACGCCAGCAAGGGCAAGCGCGAGCGCATCGGTCGCCTCCTCAAGATGCACGCCAACCACCGCGAGGAGATCGAGCGCATCGAGGCCGGCGAGCTTGGTGCCGTCATCGGTCTCAAGGACACGACGACCGGCGACTCGCTCACCGACCCGGATCACCCCATCCTGCTCGAGTCCATCGAGGTGCCCGAGCCGGTCATCACGGTCGCCATCGAGCCCGCCTCGAAGGCCGACCAGGACAAGCTGAGCAACGGCCTCATCAAGCTATCGGAAGAGGACCCCACCTTCCGCGTCGAGACCGACCCCGAGACCGGCCAGACCAAGATCTCGGGCATGGGTGAGCTCCACCTGGAGATCATCGTGGACCGCCTCAAGCGCGAGTTCCACGTCAACGCAAACGTCGGCGCCCCGCAGGTCGCCTACCGCGAGACAATCATGAAGCCGGTCGACGTCGAGGGCAAGTTCGTCAGGCAGACGGGCGGTCGCGGTCAGTACGGCCACGTCAAGATCAAGGCCGAGCCCCTCCCGCGCGGCAGCGGATTCGTGTTCGAGAACGCCGTCGTGGGCGGCACGGTGCCCAAGGACTTCATCCCCGCCGTCCAGAAGGGCACCCAGGAGGCGCTCCAGTCCGGACCGCTCCTCGGGTTCCCGATCGTCGACCTCAAGGTCATCCTCTACGACGGCTCCTACCACGAGGTGGACTCGTCCGAGATGTCCTTCAAGATCGCCGCGTCCATGGCGGTCCGCGAGGCCATGGCCAAGGGCGATGCCACGATCCTCGAGCCGATCATGCGCGTCGAGGTCGTCACGCCCGACCAGTACATGGGCGACGTCATCGGCAGCCTCAACTCGCGCCGCGGTCAGATCCAGGGCATGGAACCCAGGGCCAACGCCCAGGTCGTTGTGGCGAACGTGCCGCTGGCCGAGATGTTCGGTTACGCGACGGACCTGCGCTCCCTGACGCAGGGTCGCGCGGTGTTCACGATGATGCTGGACCACTACGAGCCGGTCCCGCGCAGCATCCAGGAAGAGCTCGTCAAGCGCTGA
- the rpsG gene encoding 30S ribosomal protein S7 has product MGRRRRAEVRKLQPDLVYSDTTVTALINKLMRDGKKNLASRIFYGACRLIQERTGQEPLKVVRQALDNIRPRIEVRSRRVGGSTYQVPVEVIPRRAQSLALRWLVAACDARPERTAVERVAGELIDAAAGRGGAVKKKEDVERMAEANRAYAHYRW; this is encoded by the coding sequence GTGGGACGCCGCAGACGCGCCGAGGTCCGCAAGCTCCAGCCCGACCTCGTCTACTCCGACACGACCGTCACCGCGCTCATCAACAAGCTGATGCGCGACGGCAAGAAGAACCTCGCCAGCCGCATCTTCTACGGCGCCTGCCGCCTGATCCAGGAGCGGACGGGCCAGGAGCCGCTCAAGGTCGTGCGCCAGGCCCTCGACAACATCCGCCCGCGCATCGAGGTGCGCAGCCGCCGCGTCGGCGGCTCCACCTACCAGGTGCCCGTCGAGGTCATCCCGCGCCGCGCCCAGTCGCTGGCGCTGCGGTGGCTCGTCGCGGCGTGCGACGCCCGTCCCGAGCGGACGGCGGTCGAGCGCGTGGCCGGCGAGCTCATCGACGCCGCCGCCGGCCGTGGCGGCGCCGTGAAGAAGAAGGAGGACGTCGAGCGGATGGCGGAGGCGAACCGCGCCTACGCCCACTACCGCTGGTGA
- the rpsL gene encoding 30S ribosomal protein S12 has product MPTVNQLLRKGRRKIEKKSKTPALKGSPQRRGVCTAVKTQTPKKPNSALRKIARVRLSGGQEVTAYIPGEKHNLQEHSVVLIRGGRVKDLPGVRYHIVRGALDAQGVGIGRYVQRNKGRSKYGTKKPKDGAR; this is encoded by the coding sequence CTGCCGACGGTTAACCAGCTGCTGCGCAAGGGGCGCAGGAAGATCGAGAAGAAGAGCAAGACGCCCGCGCTGAAGGGCTCGCCGCAGCGCCGTGGCGTGTGCACGGCCGTCAAGACCCAGACGCCGAAGAAGCCGAACTCGGCGCTGAGGAAGATCGCCCGCGTGCGCCTCTCCGGGGGCCAGGAGGTCACCGCCTACATCCCCGGCGAGAAGCACAACCTCCAGGAGCACTCGGTCGTCCTCATCCGCGGCGGACGCGTGAAGGACCTCCCCGGCGTCCGCTACCACATCGTGCGCGGCGCGCTCGACGCCCAGGGCGTCGGCATCGGCCGCTACGTGCAGCGCAACAAGGGCCGCTCGAAGTACGGCACCAAGAAGCCGAAGGACGGGGCGAGGTAA